Within Cellulophaga sp. L1A9, the genomic segment TTAAAACTCCTGCATCTTCACTCGTCCAAACGGTAGCGTTTTTAAATAAAAGCGTTTCTTGTTGTGGTATAGAAGTATAACCGTATCCAATGTTAGGGTAGGTTATAGGCATAATTTTAGGAGTCTTTTTCTCCTTTTCATCTTTATCTTTGTCTTCAAAGCTTTTTGTTTTATTCGCTTTAAAAGTAGTTTCTTTTCCATTTGGCAAAATGAGTCGCCCTGATAATTCATCAGTTGTAGTCACTAAACCAGTCATCCGGTATATTTTTTCACCTTTATCCGTAGAAAAAGATAAATCCAACCAGTCGTTCGCAAAACTAATTTTAGACTTTAGTTTTACAGTGTCTTGCTTGATTTCAACTTTAGGTTTGCTAGCTTCTCCACTAATTGAAATTGCAAAAGCAGTACCGTCAGTATTTAAACTATAATCACCTCTAATATCTTTTAGGTTGATGTCATTTACAATAGTCTTACTGCCTTGGACCCAGTTTTCATATAATGTGGTTCCTTTTTCAAAAATATCACCAGAGGTAATTAGGAAGTTGGCATAACTACCTGATTGTAGTGAACCTATTTTTGAGCTTTTGCCTAATATTGAAGCAGGAACAGTGGTTAACGCTTCTAAAGCTTTCGTTTTTGAAAGTCCGTAAGTAATAGCTTTCATTAGATTTTCTTTAAACTTTGCAGATGATTTAGAATCATGCATTGTAAAGGAAAAAGAAATACCATTATCGGCCATCATTTTAGGATTTAATGGCGCTTGGTTCCAGTAACGCATATCCTCTAAAGAAACATATCCTGCTTGGTAAGGGTTAGATACGTCATAAGCATCAGGAAAATTTAAAGGCAAAATATATTTGGCACCAGTTGCTTTTATGTCGGCAATACTTTCGTATTCATCACCACCCGCAACAATTGCATATTGTATTCCATTTGCATCACCAATTTTATCAGCTAATAAATCATTGCCTTTATCTTTAGCTTCAAAAATTTGGACTAAATTTTTATTGGCAATCAGCGCTTCTAAAGACCGGTCTTTAGTATCAGATTTTCCTTGAGCATACCAATTCATATCACTATACATCTGACGCAGTAGGGCAGTAGTTCCCATCAATGAAGTTGGGTACGATTGATTTTTAATTACACTACGTTCAAAAGAGAAATACTGAGCAGATTTATCATCGAGTACACGGTTAGCATCGGTACCCTCTGTATTTAACGCAATTAAAACCCCTGTGCCTCTAGCAATACCATCTTGAAGATGTGAGTTTACAACACCAAAGCCCGCTTTTAATAATTCTTTAGCTTTTTTAGAATCATATTTAAATGTGCTGATGCCGTTATTTTCGGGCATAATATGGTCATTCCAATAAAAACCTTCTCTTGAAGGTTCATATTCTGCGGTTCTACGACCTCTTGCAGGTCGTTTGGGTTTTTCAATACCAAAATCAGAGTAGATATCAATAAAAGAAGGGTAAATAGATTTTCCGCTTAAATCAATAGTCACCGTGTTTTTTGGTAGGCTTACCGTTTTACCAGCTTGCACTACTTTACCATTTTGGATTAAAAGTGTTCCGTTCTCAATGATTTGAGTTGGCGTCACATAAATTTTAGCATTGGTAAAAGCAGTGAAGTTGTT encodes:
- a CDS encoding amidohydrolase family protein — encoded protein: MKMRLLVLTFLWCSSYLFAQDYFPKNDGVKSKNNNFTAFTNAKIYVTPTQIIENGTLLIQNGKVVQAGKTVSLPKNTVTIDLSGKSIYPSFIDIYSDFGIEKPKRPARGRRTAEYEPSREGFYWNDHIMPENNGISTFKYDSKKAKELLKAGFGVVNSHLQDGIARGTGVLIALNTEGTDANRVLDDKSAQYFSFERSVIKNQSYPTSLMGTTALLRQMYSDMNWYAQGKSDTKDRSLEALIANKNLVQIFEAKDKGNDLLADKIGDANGIQYAIVAGGDEYESIADIKATGAKYILPLNFPDAYDVSNPYQAGYVSLEDMRYWNQAPLNPKMMADNGISFSFTMHDSKSSAKFKENLMKAITYGLSKTKALEALTTVPASILGKSSKIGSLQSGSYANFLITSGDIFEKGTTLYENWVQGSKTIVNDINLKDIRGDYSLNTDGTAFAISISGEASKPKVEIKQDTVKLKSKISFANDWLDLSFSTDKGEKIYRMTGLVTTTDELSGRLILPNGKETTFKANKTKSFEDKDKDEKEKKTPKIMPITYPNIGYGYTSIPQQETLLFKNATVWTSEDAGVLKNTDVLIKNGKITKIGTNLNAGSAKVIDATGKHLTAGIIDEHTHIALLDVNEAGQNSSAEVTMEDVVNIEDMNIYRNLAGGVTSGQLLHGSANPIGGRSAIIKLKWGESAKNMIYDNSPKFIKFALGENVKQSNWGSFSRFPQTRMGVEQVYINYFQRGKEYDALKKSGKPYRYDEEMEVIAEILNGERFISCHSYVQSEINMLMKVADKFNFRINTFTHILEGYKVADKMKEHGVGASTFSDWWAYKYEVNDAIPYNAAIMHSQGITVAINSDDREMSRRLNQEAGKIVKYGGVSEEEAWKMVTINPAKLLHLDGRTGSIKEGKDADLVLWSDHPLSVYAKSEKTLVDGAVYFDIEKDKLQREAIATERNELIHMMLQEKEGGKPTQKPTKKDKEEFHCDSL